In Aspergillus nidulans FGSC A4 chromosome IV, a single window of DNA contains:
- a CDS encoding carotenoid oxygenase family protein (transcript_id=CADANIAT00000409), translating to MAHIFELAESLSPTANYTNGVKSSETLQFPTTETFTGFNSPSRIEGDVENLQITGQIPADIDGTFFRVQPDHRFPPIYESDIHFNGDGNVTAIRITNSTAHFKQRYVRTDRFQAEGQAGRALFGKYRNPYTDNEAVKGVIRTAANTNIFFWRGMLLATKEDGPPYAMDPVSLETIGRYDFEGQVLSPTFTAHPKFDPKTGEMVCYGYEAGGNGNDGSCDIVVYTIDANGVKTEESWYKAPFCGIIHDCGISDKWVVLPMTPLKCDPERLKKGENHWAWDPEEDQWYGVVPRRGGKPGDIRWYRSKNAFQGHTVSCYDTPDGKVVFDLTIADGNVFFFFPPVDTPAGTVAKRNKLQNKTTRWIFDPQNTPTNSWVEPAEEFDTYSGEFSRIDDRFTTRKYNHYWQAVIDGTKPYDFAKCGSPAGGLFNSLGHFTWDGAVRETFWAGPCATFQEPAFIPRAGSTEEGDGYIVALLNHLDVLRNDVCIFDARKIAQGPIAVIHLPFKLRLGLHGNFVEESEIRAWKQKRDRELGPVKAASEPLPWQQEEKANGTNGHA from the exons ATGGCACACATATTCGAACTAGCCGAGTCGCTCAGCCCAACCGCCAACTATACCAACGGCGTCAAATCCAGCGAAACCCTACAGTTCCCTACTACCGAGACCTTCACTGGCTTCAACAGCCCCTCGCGCATCGAAGGTGATGTTGAGAATCTACAAATCACAGGGCAGATTCCCGCCGACATCGACGGGACCTTCTTCCGCGTGCAGCCTGACCATCGCTTTCCACCCATCTATGAGTCCGACATCCACTTCAATGGCGACGGCAATGTAACTGCCATCCGCATAACAAACAGTACCGCGCACTTCAAGCAGCGGTATGTGCGCACGGATCGGTTCCAGGCTGAGGGTCAGGCCGGCCGCGCGCTGTTTGGGAAGTACCGCAACCCGTACACGGATAATGAGGCCGTCAAGGGGGTGATCCGCACGGCGGCCAACACgaatatcttcttctggcgGGGAATGCTGCTTGCCACGAAGGAGGATGGGCCGCCGTATGCCATGGATCCGGTCTCGTTGGAGACGATTGGGCGCTATGATTTCGAGGGACAGGTACTGAGTCCGACCTTTACGGCGCATCCGAAGTTTGACCCCAAGACCGGCGAGATGGTGTGCTACGGTTACGAG GCTGGGGGAAACGGCAATGACGGCTCTTGCGACATCGTCGTGTACACCATCGACGCCAACGGCGTCAAGACAGAAGAGAGCTGGTACAAGGCGCCCTTTTGCGGCATCATTCACGACTGCGGCATCAGTGATAAGTGGGTCGTACTTCCTATGACTCCGTTGAAATGTGACCCGGAGcggctgaagaagggagagaacCACTGGGCCTGGGATCCGGAAGAGGACCAGTGGTATGGGGTCGTGCCTCGTCGCGGAGGAAAGCCTGGCGATATCCGCTGGTACCGGTCGAAGAATG CATTCCAAGGCCACACGGTCAGCTGCTATGACACGCCCGACGGCAAGGTCGTCTTCGACCTGACCATCGCTGATGGcaacgtcttcttcttctttccccctGTTGACACCCCCGCCGGCACTGTGGCAAAGCGCAATAAGCTGCAGAACAAGACGACGCGGTGGATCTTCGATCCCCAGAACACCCCAACTAACAGCTGGGTCGAGCCGGCCGAGGAGTTTGACACCTACAGCGGGGAGTTCTCGCGCATAGACGACCGCTTTACGACCCGCAAGTACAACCACTATTGGCAGGCAGTGATTGACGGGACAAAGCCGTACGACTTCGCCAAGTGTGGTAGCCCTGCTGGCGGCCTGTTCAACAGCCTGGGACATTTCACCTGGGATGGCGCCGTGCGCGAGACTTTCTGGGCAGGTCCGTGTGCCACTTTCCAGGAGCCGGCGTTTATTCCGCGAGCGGGCAGTACGGAGGAGGGTGACGGGTATATTGTAGCGTTGCTCAATCATCTGGATGTGCTGCGGAATGATGTTTGTATCTTCGATGCTCGGAAGATCGCGCAGGGCCCGATTGCGGTGATCCATCTGCCCTTTAAGTTGCGGCTCGGCCTACATGGAAACTTTGTTGAGGAGAGCGAGATTCGCGcctggaagcagaagagagatAGAGAGTTAGGGCCCGTGAAGGCTGCCAGTGAGCCTCTGCCATGgcagcaggaagagaaagcgaaCGGGACAAACGGCCATGCATGA
- a CDS encoding uncharacterized protein (transcript_id=CADANIAT00000411) has product MIVVRGIKTRDANGKPYLRQDIDKWYMEQMAGDRIQLTLFVEALALIQRRDLDDLKSYFRLAAIHSAPWCEWDDVPQAQREPGERGYCVHSNYTFPTWHRVYMMLYERTLYEAMLEWIHEAVPESHKDIWRKEADKWRLPYWDFARFADRPPSTAGPLPHDIDHDQLRLPILCMMPNVRITLFTKDSGPIIESRPNPLYKYITPQLMGEFRDPYKIRGETTEPDPNDKVQTPKFTLQWDKCNATTKYGLLDGFHESIWADGGQNWLRANYALNEHSNFEKLGENPVPTLQDLVHRLFQYGLDSWGAFSSVRYTKDSTKAESASTGIETYSEELDGNVKNALSLDFIHNNVHNFVGGSQFLRPPKEGIHLWGAGHMSSVAMAAFDPIFFIYHNNIDRLTAIWQILNWEKWFDDDKSKLIKDNALTPFHKDADRNFWKSDDEILKGIETLYGKPTENLYGLLPKHHGDSEDYVITVVYDKFALNGAPYKINLFLDGTRNFGGPDSKGFIASIYNFSGSLESCACGNCQRQKKDGVKCIAQVPATVPMRRFMGKTATAVQTTRDIRDEPKPVYLAVDSLGTPVQMDIHVELHKSRREYYKKPFQPDPNDPLEYNFLKHGKQAPDWAFASTRSSDRLEVYLISIPEARKVKSCLQELEVKKLGTHEGLWPNLTPELGI; this is encoded by the exons ATGATTGTCGTCCGGGGTATTAAGACTCGTGATGCCAATGGCAAGCCGTACCTCCGGCAAGACATCGACAAGTGGTACATGGAGCAGATGGCTGGCGACAGAATCCAGCTCACTCTATTTGTGGAAGCTCTGGCTCTGATTCAGAGACGTGATTTGGATGACCTGAAGTCTTACTTCCGTCTGGCGGCCATCCATTCGGCTCCATGGTGCGAATGGGACGATGTACCTCAAGCTCAGCGTGAGCCGGGCGAACGAGGATATTGTGTGCATTCGAACTACACGTTTCCGACTTGGCATCGAGTGTACATGATGCTCTATGAG CGAACTCTGTATGAAGCAATGCTTGAATGGATTCACGAGGCTGTCCCAGAGAGCCATAAAGATATCTGGAGAAAAGAAGCCGATAAATGGCGCCTCCCTTACTGGGACTTTGCTCGTTTTGCGGATCGACCTCCATCAACAGCTGGCCCTCTCCCGCATGATATTGACCATGACCAACTTAGACTGCCCATCCTTTGTATGATGCCGAATGTGCGGATTACCTTGTTTACCAAGGACAGCGGCCCTATTATCGAATCTCGACCCAATCCTTTGTATAAATACATAACCCCACAACTGATGGGTGAATTCCGTGACCCATACAAGATTAGGGGGGAAACTACTGAACCTGACCCTAACGATAAAGTCCAGACCCCCAAATTCACCCTTCAG TGGGATAAATGCAATGCGACAACCAAGTACGGCCTGCTCGATGGGTTCCATGAGAGTATCTGGGCAGATGGAGGCCAGAACTGGCTTCGAGCTAACTACGCCCTCAACGAGCATTCTAATTTTGAAAAGCTTGGAGAGAATCCAGTTCCTACACTGCAAGATCTGGTGCACAGGTTGTTTCAGTATGGCCTTGACTCGTGGGGGGCATTTTCGTCCGTTCGCTATACGAAGGATTCAACCAAAGCCGAATCTGCGTCGACAGGCATTGAGACGTACAGCGAAGAGTTGGACGGCAACGTAAAGAATGCTCTGAGCCTGGATTTCATTCACAACAATGTCCAT AATTTTGTGGGAGGTTCTCAATTTCTCCGCCCACCGAAAGAAGGCATCCATCTCTGGGGTGCTGGCCATATGAGCAGTGTCGCTATGGCTGCCTTTGACCCAATCTTCTTCATTTACCACAA TAACATTGACCGCTTAACTGCCATATGGCAGATCCTCAACTGGGAGAAGTGGTTTGACGACGACAAGAGCAAGCTTATAAAGGACAATGCACTGACCCCCTTCCACAAAGACGCAGACCGCAACTTTTGGAAGTCAGATGAT GAGATTCTGAAAGGCATTGAGACCCTCTACGGAAAGCCGACGGAGAATCTATATGGATTGCTTCCTAAGCATCATGGCGACAGTGAAGACTATGTTATTACTGTGGTCTATGACAA ATTTGCTTTGAATGGTGCGCCGTACAAGATCAATCTTTTCTTGGACGGCACGCGCAACTTTGGTGGGCCTGATTCAAAGGGCTTCATTGCCAGTATCTACAATTTTAGTGGCTCCCTGGAATCGTGTGCCTGTGGTAACTGTCAGcggcagaagaaggatggTGTCAAGTGCATTGCGCAAGTGCCGGCAACCGTCCCAATGCGCCGATTTATGGGGAAAACTGCAACTGCAGTGCAGACCACCAGGGATATAAGAGACGAACCAAAGCCCGTATACCTAGCTGTGGACAGTTTGGGAACT CCCGTTCAAATGGACATTCACGTCGAGCTGCATAAATCCAGGAGAGAATACTACAAAAAGCCTTTTCAGCCTGACCCAAACGATCCTTTGGAGTATAATTTTCTTAAGCATGGAAAGCAAGCCCCAGACTGGGCTTTCGCTTCGACGAGATCAAGCGACCGACTAGAAGTCTAC TTGATATCTATTCCGGAAGCAAGAAAGGTCAAGAGTTGCCTTCAGGAGTTGGAAGTCAAGAAGCTTGGAACACATGAAGGGTTATGGCCAAACCTTACACCTGAACTGGGTATATAA
- a CDS encoding uncharacterized protein (transcript_id=CADANIAT00000406), which produces MTDLKVTPGRIPLPIRNGPAKIQLNRISHVYHSHPDLDAFNAFAKDFGFIEDSRDEKSKTIYYRGYGRDKCVYVASESHDGGRHFGGVAFIAQTEEDFLRASRLAAATTPVREYTGPGGGKIVTVESPSGTKVHVLWGVEERPVPSKADTQTEVHKGGYNTALQKSRKGGMCIGEFQRFKLGPAMIHKLGHVGYVTALFDEDVAFYTQTFNFVPSDVLYEENAATGAQTDALTFMHLDHGKEYVDHHTVFLSRAPPDFNEKQKMHHCSFEVEDFDTQLLGHEYLLSKKWTPIWGVGRHILGSQIFDYWKDPSGFAIEHYADGDLVNEDNETGREKSEGAASMYIWGPVRPEAGVA; this is translated from the exons ATGACTGATCTCAAAGTCACGCCGGGGCGCATTCCTCTGCCCATCCGCAACGGACCCGCGAAAATCCAGCTCAACCGGATTAGCCACGTCTACCACTCCCATCCCGACCTCGACGCATTCAACGCATTCGCCAAGGACTTTGGGTTTATCGAAGATTCCCGCGACGAGAAGAGTAAGACGATATACTACCGCGGATACGGCAGAGACAAGTGCGTATATGTCGCCAGCGAGAGCCACGATGGCGGCCGCCATTTCGGCGGCGTTGCCTTTATTGCGCAGACGGAAGAGGATTTTCTCAGAGCGTCTAGGCTTGCTGCGGCGACGACACCGGTGAGGGAGTATACCGGTCCTGGCGGCGGCAAGATCGTAACAGTGGAGTCGCCGTCTGGGACAAAGGTCCACGTCCTTTGGGGGGTGGAGGAGCGCCCAGTCCCAAGCAAGGCAGACACTCAAACGGAGGTACATAAGGGAGGGTATAACACTGCCTTGCAGAAGTCCAGAAAGGGTGG TATGTGCATAGGCGAATTCCAACGATTCAAGCTCGGCCCGGCCATGATTCACAAACTCGGTCACGTTGGGTACGTGACAGCCCTGTTCGATGAAGACGTGGCCTTCTACACGCAGACCTTCAACTTTGTTCCCTCTGATGTTCTCTACGAAGAGAATGCTGCGACAGGCGCGCAGACTGACGCCCTCACCTTCATGCATCTCGATCACGGCAAGGAGTACGTCGACCACCACACCGTCTTCCTTTCACGCGCGCCACCGGATTTCAATGAAAAGCAAAAAATGCACCACTGCTCGTTCGAGGTGGAGGATTTTGACACCCAGCTACTGGGCCACGAGTACCTGCTCAGCAAGAAGTGGACGCCCATCTGGGGCGTAGGCCGGCATATCCTCGGCTCGCAGATCTTTGACTACTGGAAGGACCCGAGCGGGTTTGCGATTGAACATTATGCTGATGGTGACCTGGTGAACGAGGATAATGAGAcagggagggagaagagtGAGGGTGCTGCGTCGATGTATATCTGGGGGCCGGTGAGGCCGGAGGCCGGGGTTGCATAG
- a CDS encoding flavin-containing monooxygenase (transcript_id=CADANIAT00000408), giving the protein MGSLGTQEQYFVKDQYIHQRRRIRIIVIGAGISGIAFAYKVRELENVEYQIYEKNEDVGGTWFESRYPGCSCDIPAHSYTYPWAGNPEWSRVYAGAEEIWRFYRDRAEEYGVYRTTKFRHQVVGATWNEAQGRWTVKIEDLASGQVFEDSAEVVINCAGVLNKWKWPDIPGLHSFNGTLVHTARYPQDLDLTDKRVAVIGAGSSAIQVVPTIQPVVKSLISFNRSPTWIAPQFAGHLASAGRATAYTEEEKEKFRNDPDYLRQYRKQIDQALNSRFPNFYKGSQEQKASRQIVETAMRERLSKMDPDLREKLIPDFDVGCRRVTPGDGYLEALQEPNVEVVRTRIQEVTPEGVVTADGKLYAADVIIAATGYDTSYVPPFPLIGRNGVDLGKRWAQTGAEAYLTCAVPDMPNYFMSVVVGPNTPISNGSLMPAIENQLQFALTFARKIQSEGVKAVVVSQQATTEFNEHKDAVMKLLTFSGSCNSWYKGGTSDGRIVGPWCGSLNHFLESIAEPRLQDFEFTYETQNRFAYLGRGLSLRDVQKKDLAWYIR; this is encoded by the exons ATGGGGTCCCTCGGCACACAAGAGCAGTACTTTGTTAAGGATCAATACATCCACCAGCGACGCCGGATTCGGATCATTGTTATTGGTGCCGGCATCTCGGGCATCGCGTTCGCATACAAAGTACGCGAGTTGGAAAATGTCGAGTACCAGATCtacgagaagaacgaggacgTCGGCGGGACGTGGTTCGAGTCGCGGTATCCCGGATGCTCGTGCGATATCCCCGCACACTCGTATACGTATCCATGGGCGGGGAATCCAGAATGGTCGCGAGT ATATGCTGGCGCTGAGGAGATCTGGAGATTTTATCGCGACAGAGCGGAGGAATATGGAGTGTACAGAACAACAAAGTTCCGCCACCAGGTAGTGGGCGCCACATGGAATGAGGCGCAGGGCAGATGGACAGTGAAGATTGAGGATCTGGCCAGCggccaggtctttgaggaCTCGGCGGAGGTGGTGATCAACTGTGCCGGGGTGTTGAA TAAGTGGAAATGGCCTGATATCCCGGGTCTGCACTCCTTCAACGGCACCCTCGTCCATACAGCCCGGTATCCGCAAGACCTGGATTTGACAGATAAGAGAGTCGCGGTCATCGGCGCCGGGTCCTCTGCAATCCAGGTGGTGCCTACGATTCAGCCTG TGGTCAAGTCCCTCATCAGCTTCAACCGCTCCCCTACCTGGATTGCGCCCCAGTTCGCCGGCCATCTCGCCTCTGCAGGCCGAGCAACAGCATACaccgaagaggaaaaggagaaattTCGCAACGACCCCGACTACCTGCGGCAATACCGCAAGCAGATCGACCAGGCGCTCAATTCGCGGTTCCCAAACTTCTACAAGGGCTCgcaggagcagaaggcgtCGAGGCAGATAGTGGAAACGGCAATGCGTGAGAGGCTCTCCAAGATGGACCCTGATCTCAGGGAGAAGCTTATCCCAGACTTCGACGTGGGTTGTCGTCG AGTGACCCCTGGTGACGGCTACCTCGAAGCATTGCAGGAGCCGAACGTGGAGGTTGTCCGAACTCGAATCCAGGAAGTCACTCCTGAGGGGGTCGTCACAGCCGATGGGAAACTGTATGCTGCGGATGTGATCATCGCAGCCACAGGCTATGACACCTCCTACGTGCCTCCATTCCCGCTCATCGGACGCAATGGGGTGGATTTGGGAAAGAGATGGGCTCAGACGGGTGCCGAGGCGTATCTGACCTGCGCTGTTCCTGATATGCCAAACTATTTCA TGTCAGTGGTGGTTGGTCCAAACACGCCCATCTCCAACGGCTCGCTAATGCCCGCAATCGAAAACCAACTTCAATTCGCCCTCACGTTTGCCAGGAAGATCCAGAGCGAGGGGGTCAAAGCTGTTGTGGTCAGCCAGCAAGCGACGACTGAGTTCAACGAGCACAAGGACGCCGTCATGAAACTGCTGACCTTCTCCGGTAGCTGCAACAGCTG GTACAAAGGTGGAACCTCAGACGGCAGGATCGTTGGGCCATGGTGTGGCTCGCTGAATCATTTCTTGGAGAGCATCGCAGAGCCTCGACTACAGGACTTCGAGTTTACATACGAGACCCAGAACCGTTTCGCTTATCTGGGAAGGGGCTTGTCACTTCGCGATgtccagaagaaggaccTGGCGTGGTATATTCGGTAG
- a CDS encoding Zn(II)2Cys6 transcription factor (transcript_id=CADANIAT00000410), producing the protein MDPIGTFNPQKRPGDNPADQQRRKRARQSCETCKARKTKCVGLENGTCQYCTQLGLLCQVNLKARKRPFYRISEAAYESSIALLRRFVSEEELPELTVEGIQGVLSKLDDPANDKERIDANPHSHSHSQSPTELSAAAAALGSSPRSQAGANEGRSSVAAIEEQPESVGAEAEAEEGVMEPDEHPALQEERGCMVLDSLGKYRYVGADSSIRWNHAARMAQHATSNTDPKVIAPLKTGLLPPRTPESLTGSARGAGVYLPPAAMAMRYAGFFFQEVHCLYWFYSLEQFYGALEETLEDHGAKASASWLCSLYSIFAIGSMAPDNQIARAGKDAEGDDKRAADYLALAKDLVPEVSEEADTESVKAFGLLSLGMHAMCYSVGAYLHLGTAVRIGFSLGLHRNISPRKSSSVERERARRLWWTIYTLDHEMAIRFGYPCAVGDESGLVKTPPASEQVMDPGPNMPLGYQSLCVSLVRIRKKIGQSCFVVPAQAGGRLPIRQVFESLNALRTWFDEIPQYFSREASQPPQHRRAVSILHLRYWSSVIFVTRPFLLYTVSRPAAIKEPAKARCYEEISRKCIEAAEQSVDIFKRMVKEQTLSSRILFDCHCIGEAMWILILAVQKLGLEKHRQMLQLCLETVRGMEQFGWCEKVAPELEARVHESGIMQPQSRREMQHTQQSGHRSLDFHSQANGAEANAGGGILPESRADSLEDTTLNFDISEFGLLETFDMDMDNGSGLMDMLADATLSASQLGF; encoded by the exons ATGGATCCGATCGGCACATTCAACCCTCAGAAGCGACCCGGCGACAACCCGGCCGACCAGCAGCGGCGGAAGAGAGCCCGCCAGAGCTGCGAGACTTGCAAGGCACGAAAGACGAAG TGTGTTGGCTTAG AAAACGGTACATGCCAGTACTGCACACAGCTCGGACTCTTGTGTCAGGTGAACCTCAAGGCTCGGAAGCGTCCTTTCTATCGCATCTCCGAGGCGGCCTATGAATCGTCGATTGCCCTGCTGCGTCGCTTTGTGtctgaagaagagctgcCCGAGCTTACTGTTGAGGGTATTCAGGGCGTTCTGTCCAAGCTAGATGACCCCGCCAACGACAAGGAGCGAATAGATGCAAATCCACATTCACATTCCCACTCGCAGAGTCCAACAGAACTGtccgcggctgctgctgcactAGGATCGTCGCCGCGATCTCAGGCCGGGGCGAACGAAGGGAGAAGCTCAGTTGCGGCAATCGAGGAGCAGCCGGAAAGCGTTGGCGCAGAGgcggaggctgaagaggggGTCATGGAGCCAGACGAGCACCCTGCCctccaagaagaacgaggtTGCATGGTGTTGGATTCACTCGGAAAATACCGCTACGTCGGCGCAGACTCTTCCATCCGCTGGAACCACGCGGCGCGCATGGCACAGCACGCGACGTCTAATACAGATCCGAAGGTCATCGCACCGCTCAAAACgggtcttcttccacccAGAACGCCCGAAAGTCTGACTGGGAGTGCGCGCGGTGCGGGAGTCTACCTGCCGCCGGCTGCGATGGCCATGCGCTACGCGGGTTTTTTCTTCCAGGAAGTCCATTGCTTGTACTGGTTCTACTCCCTCGAGCAGTTCTACGGGGCACTGGAGGAGACGCTGGAGGACCACGGGGCTAAGGCGAGCGCGTCGTGGCTGTGTTCGCTGTACTCGATCTTTGCCATCGGGAGTATGGCGCCGGATAATCAGATCGCTCGCGCAGGAAAAGATGCGGAAGGAGACGATAAGCGGGCAGCGGACTACCTTGCCTTGGCCAAGGATCTGGTCCCTGAAGTGAGCGAAGAGGCAGATACAGAAAGTGTCAAGGCTTTCGGCCTGTTG AGTCTCGGGATGCATGCAATGTGCTATAGCGTCGGGGCGTACCTGCACCTGGGCACAGCAGTCCGGATAGGGTTCTCGCTCGGCTTGCATAGGAATATCTCTCCGCGTAAGAGTAGCTCGGTAGAGCGCGAGAGAGCCAGGCGGTTGTGGTGGACGATCTACACGCTCGACCATGAAATGGCCATTAGGTTTGGATATCCCTGCGCCGTTGGGGATGAGAGCGGCCTTGTCAAGACGCCACCAGCATCAGAACAG GTAATGGATCCTGGCCCAAATATGCCCCTCGGATACCAATCCCTCTGTGTCTCGCTTGTCCGGATCCGCAAGAAGATCGGCCAAAGCTGCTTCGTTGTCCCTGCGCAAGCCGGGGGCCGTCTACCAATCCGACAGGTGTTTGAGAGTCTGAATGCGCTCCGGACCTGGTTCGACGAGATACCTCAGTACTTCAGCCGTGAGGCGTCCCAGCCGCCGCAACACCGACGAGCTGTTTCCATTCTTCATTTGCGATACTGGAGCTCCGTGATTTTTGTCACGcggcctttcctcctctATACAGTCTCGCGCCCGGCCGCGATCAAGGAGCCCGCCAAGGCGCGGTGCTACGAGGAAATCAGCAGAAAGTGTATTGAAGCGGCCGAGCAGTCGGTTGACATCTTCAAGCGCATGGTCAAAGAACAGACCCTCTCAAGCCGGATCCTGTTCGATTGCCACTGCATCGGCGAGGCGATGTGGATCTTGATTCTTGCCGTGCAGAAGCTGGGCCTCGAAAAGCATCGGCAaatgctccagctctgcctcgAGACCGTCCGCGGGATGGAACAGTTTGGGTGGTGTGAGAAGGTGGCaccggagctggaggccaGAGTGCACGAGAGTGGGATCATGCAGCCGCAGTCTCGACGAGAAATGCAGCACACCCAGCAAAGCGGACACCGAAGCCTGGACTTCCACAGTCAGGCGAATGGAGCTGAAGCGAATGCTGGAGGAGGCATTCTCCCTGAATCTCGAGCTGATTCTTTAGAGGACACAACTCT TAATTTTGACATTTCCGAGTTTGGCCTTCTGGAGACATTcgatatggatatggacaaTGGTTCCGGGCTGATGGATATGCTTGCAGACGCAACGCTCTCAGCGTCACAACTCGGCTTTTAG
- a CDS encoding fumarylacetoacetate hydrolase family protein (transcript_id=CADANIAT00000407): MAPWESLIRFKATDKNIYWAQLSLEQTPSAGLTLRGFPTIEALEADEQSTHVTVEEASISLFSGMMPIVTGPAPRSSSGNWDQYHLRWSQLPQPRQRGIGEIKTILFKVPRLISPSYQLAIPQCPPMWYKAPPALANPDSDIPFPVQAQNAFPDFEGELTIVLRNTIKSVPAASSTSHILGYTIGNDLTARMFQRACGGQYTHAKGYDNFAPLGPRLVHPSVFEPSNPASRITTRVNGRVVQDSPFDFIFPIDELLAFLSEGTTIPAGTAIMTGTPAGVGWFQDPKRSLADGDVVGVEVKPIGVLRNRIVFEK, translated from the exons ATGGCTCCCTGGGAGAGTTTGATCCGCTTTAAAGCCACCGACAAAAATATATACTGGGCCCAGCTTAGCCTGGAACAGACGCCCTCTGCTGGCCTCACTCTGAGAGGGTTCCCAACCATCGAAGCCTTAGAGGCAGACGAGCAGAGCACCCATGTCACTGTCGAAGAGGCAAGCATATCCCTGTTCAGCGGTATGATGCCCATAGTAACAGGACCAGCTCCTCGCTCCAGTTCCGGTAACTGGGATCAATATCATCTGCGTTGGTCTCAACTACCGCAACCACGCCAACGAGGCATCGGTGAGATAAAAACAATTCTTTTTAAAGTCCCAAGGCTAATCAGTCCGTCCTACCAGCTGGCCATCCCACAATGCCCGCCCATGTGGTACAAGGCCCCTCCGGCCCTGGCCAACCCGGACAGCGACATACCCTTCCCAGTGCAGGCGCAGAACGCATTCCCTGACTTCGAG GGCGAACTGACCATTGTCCTGCGCAACACGATCAAATCCGTGCCAGCTGCCTCGTCCACGTCTCACATCCTCGGCTACACTATCGGCAACGATCTCACAGCACGCATGTTTCAGCGCGCCTGCGGTGGACAATATACACACGCAAAGGGCTACGACAATTTCGCCCCTCTTGGCCCGCGCCTCGTTCATCCATCCGTGTTCGAGCCGTCCAACCCCGCGAGCCGCATCACGACGCGGGTGAATGGCCGCGTCGTCCAAGACAGCCCCTTTGATTTTATCTTCCCGATTGACGAGCTGCTGGCGTTCCTCTCGGAGGGGACGACGATCCCCGCGGGGACGGCCATCATGACGGGGACGCCGGCGGGCGTGGGCTGGTTCCAGGATCCGAAGCGTTCGTTGGCAGATGGTGACGTTGTCGGGGTAGAGGTTAAGCCGATTGGGGTTTTGAGGAATAGGATTGTTTTTGAAAAGTAG